From the genome of Pseudomonas mohnii:
AAACCACAAGGGTTCGCGACCGGCAAGAGAAGCCCCTGTGCATGGTCACACAGGGGCCGGTTTTCAGGGGTTGATGGTTACACTGGGCTTTCGTTAAGCCGAGGTCTTTTTCTCGATGGGAAACACATGTGCCACGGTTGCGCGTTCGCGAGTGAAGCAGGCATTGACGGCGCGCTGAACATCCTGCGTCGTGACGCTGCGCAATTGCGCGACCTCAAGATCGATCAACTGCCATGGCTGAGCCGATCCTACAAGATAGCCGATACCACTCGCCTGCGTTTGAGGGTTGTCGTAGAGCGCCTGTCGGGTAGTACTTTCTTGAATGATAGCGGGCTCGAGCTCCTCGGGTGTGAACGGCACGCGCTTAAGGTCATCCAGTAATGCCCACAGGTCGGCTTCGGCCTGCTGCGGATCACCATTGAAGTAGAAAGCGAGGGTGAATTGATTATTGACTCGACTGAGTCGAAGGACATTTGCAAAGATTGTCGAGCGGTCGTCATTCTCGAATGACTTCAGGCGTGCGGAGGACTCAAACAGGGAGGACAATACTTCCAGTGCCCTGACGGATTGCGGATCGGGGGCGTTCTCCATCCCCGGTGTGTTGAATATGACGAGCATCAGCGGGTATTCGGTTTCCAGAAATTGCGTTATCTGGCGGTAGCCGGGTTCTGACGGTCCTTTTATCAAGGGTCTGAAGGGAGCGGCGCGCTGGTCTTCCGATCCAAAGTGTCGCTCGACCAGTCGTCTTGCCTCCTCAGTATCGACATCGCCGACAATCACCAGGCAGGCATTACTGGGGCAATACCGGCTCTGGCGCCAGTTTCTGAGGTGTTCAAAGGTCAGTCGTTCAAGATTGGCTGCAATCGCGTCGCGGGGCCTGTAGTAACTGTGCCCGGTGGTTATCAGCGCGTCGATTTCCGGACTGAAACTAACTGTAGATATGAACAAGGATTTTTCCTTGTTGCACAGAAGTTCTTCGTCCAGCCAGGTGCGTAGCAATTCATCCGATGGTTCGTCCGTCATGATGGTCGACTGGACTTTGAGCGCACTTTCCAGGTGTTCGGCGGCGATCAGTAGGATGTCTCTCAGCCCTTTAGAGTCTCCGAAGTTTTGATGAATGGCTCCGGTCTCTTTGATGAAGTCGTCATAGTCAGGCATCAGTGCATTTTGTAATACATCTGTGACCCCGAAGTCTTCGGGGTGCTCGTCATCAGTTCCTACGGCAAAAACCAGTGTGATTCCGACCTGAGGGGTTCTGTGATCCTCGCGGACAATGACCCTCAGGCCATTGTCGAGGGTGAACTCATGGGTGGGGTGGGGCGTTCGTTCAGTCATTAGCGTGTTCATCCGTTAATCCTTCATTGCATCCATGCGAGACATTTCGCACGGTTACGATGAGCCAGGAGCAGATAAACAAGCCACTTCAGATGTGTTGCGTTTTAAGAAACAGTCGCGACGCAAGGCAGACCACTGGTCTGCCCGTACGCTTTACTCAGCAAGTTTTTCCGCGAGGCGCTGCCATAACGAGTAGTACACACGCCCGGATTTCTGCTCGCGATGAAGACGCCAGTTTTGCGGCAGGCCCAGGGTCGAGGGTGCGCTTTCGCTTTCGGTATAAACCCAGGCGTCGTCTGCCAGCCACTGACGCTCTTCAAGCAGCGTGCAAACGGCGGGCAACAGGTTCTGGTTGAACGGCGGGTCGAGGAACACCAGGTCGTAGGCCGTTGCAGTCTGGGTTTCCAGGTAGCGCAGGGCGTCGGCGGTCTGGACCTGTCCGTTGGTGCAGCGTAGCGTACCCAGATGCTCCTTGAGGCTGGACACCGCGATACTGCTGGCGTCCAGCGCCTGGCCCATGGCTGCGCCACGGGATAAGGCTTCGAGAAACAGCGCGCCACTGCCCGTGAACGGGTCGAGCACCTTGGCGCCAGGGACGTAGGGGGCTAGCCAGTTGAACAGGGTTTCACGCACCCGGTCCGGCGTCGGGCGCAGGCCTGGAGCGTCAGGGAAGCTCAGCTTTCGGCTGCGCCATTCGCCGCCGATGATGCGCAGTTGGTTCACGCCGTTATGCACGTTGTGAACCGGTTTTTTAGGACGGGAAGTGGCCATTAATGCTCCGGAACCCCGAGCGGTTGCTCGGCAGGTTTATCAGTAGGGGCCGGTAACGGCTTTTGTGGCACGGTCGGGCCAGCGCTGACGATGACCATTTTGTCCGTGCTCAGGTGTTTGTTCAGTGCGGCTCGGACTTGCTCGACAGTCAGGTTCTGCGACTGTTGCATGAAGTCCTCAAGATGACTCAGCGGCAGGTTATAGAAGCCGATGGCGCCCAGTTGGCCGACAATATCGGCGTTGCTGGCGGTCGACAGCGGGAAGCTGCCGGACAGTTCGCGCTTGGCGTCGTCGAGTTCTTTTTCGGTCGGGCCGGTTTTAAGGTAGTCGGCGAGCACGTCCTGCACCAGCTTCAGGGTGCCTTCGCTCATCTCGGCGCGGGTCTGCAGATTGATCATGAACGGGCCGCGTGCCTGCATCGGGGTGAAGCCCGAATACACGCCGTATGACAGGCCACGCTTCTCGCGGACTTCGCTCATCAGGCGAGTGCCGAATCCGCCTCCGCCGAGGATCTGATTACCCATGGACAGGGCCGCGTAGTCCGGATCGTCACGGTCGATGCCCAGTTGCGCGAGCATCAGGTTGGTCTGCTTGGACGGAAACTCGATATGACCAATGCTGGCCTTGGGTTCAGCCGGTTGCGCGATTTTCGGCAGGGCGGAGCCTTTGGGCAAGGCAGCGGAAACCTGCGCCGCAATGGCTTCGGCTTCACTGCGGGACAAGTCACCCACCAGTGCGATCACTACGTTCCCGGCGGCGTAGGCTTTCTGGTGGAACGCGCGCAGTTGCTCCAGGGTGATGCCCGGAATGGTGCTCGCCGTGCCGTCGCTGGAGTGCGCGTACGGGTGATCGCCATACAGGCGATTCATCAATTCGACGCTGGCCAGTTTGCCGGGGTTCTGTTTCTGGTATTCGAAACCGGCGAGCAACTGGTTCTTGATGCGGGTAAAGGAATCAGCGGGGAACGTCGGTTTGCCGACGACTTCGGCAAACAGCTTCAAGGCCGGCTCGCGTTTGTCCGCGGCGCTGAGGCTGCGCAGGGAGGCGACCGCCATGTCTTTGTAGGCCCCGTTGCCGAAATCGGCGCCCAGGCCTTCGAAACCCTGGGCAATCGCGCTGACATCTTTACCGGCGACGCCTTCGTTGAGCATGGCATTGGTCAGCGTGGCCAGACCGGGTACATCGCCATCCTGGCTGCTGCCGGCGGCAAAGATCAGGCGCATGTCGAACATTGGCAGCTCACGGGCCTCGACAAACAACACCTTGGCGCCTTCGGCGGTGTTCCAGCTCTGGACATCGAGTTTGCGATGGCTCGGCGCCTTGCCGTTGAGCTCGGTCAATGATTGCAGTTTCTGGCTGGCCTTGGCTTTATCCAGCGCTTCACTGGCAATGGAATCATCAGTCTTGGCGAAATAGAACGCGGCAGAGCCGATCAGCATGGCAGCGATCAGGCCCAGCAGGGCCAGGCGCGGTTTTTTACGCTCACTCATGAGTCGTCTCCTCTGGCAGAACATGGGCGACGCTGAGACGTTCGCGGGTGAAATACAGCTTGGCGGCTTTCTGGATGTCTTGCGGGGTCACGCTTTCCAGTTCGGCGAGTTCGGTGTCCATCAATTTCCAGGACAGCCCGACGGTTTCGAGTTGGCCGATGGCGGTGGCCTGACTGGTGATTGAGTCACGCTCATAAACCAGGCCGGCGATGACCTGTGCCCGCACGCGTTCAAGTTCTTCGCTGGACGGCGCGGTGGTTTTCAACTGTTCGAGCAGCTTCCACAAACCGGCTTCTGCCTGCTCGATGGTTTTGTTTTTCTGGCTGTTGGGTGTTGCCGACAGCGTGAACAGGCTGTCGCCACGGGTGTAGGCGTCGTAGCTCGACGAAGCGCCGGACACCAGCTCTTCGCCACGCTCCAGTTGGGTCGGGATGCGTGCGCTATAGCCACCGTCGAGTAGGGCGGAAATCAGGCGCAAGGCATTCACCGAGCGTTTGTCTTCGGCGGTGGCAATGCTCGGTACGTTGAATGCCAGCATCAGGCTGGGCAGTTGGGTCTTCACGTGCAGGATGATCTGGCGCTCGCCGGGTTCGGCCAGTTCCAGCGGAATCTTCGCCGGCGGCACATCGCGTTTGGCGATCGGGCCGAAGTAACGCTGGGCCAGGGCTTTGACTTCATCCGGGGTCACATCGCCGACCACTACCAGCGTGGCGTTGTTCGGCACGTACCAGGATTCATACCAGTGGCGCAGCTCTTCGACCTTCATGCGGTCCAGATCCGCCATCCAGCCGATGGTGGGCGTGTGATAGCCGCTGGCCGGGTAAGCCATGGCCTTGAAGCGCTCGTAGGCCTTGGACATCGGTTTGTCGTCGGTGCGCAGGCGGCGTTCTTCTTTAATGACTTCGATTTCCCGGGCGAACTCATCGGGCGGCAGACGCAGGCTGGCCATGCGGTCGGCTTCCAGTTCGAAGGCCACGCCCAGGCGATCGCGGGCCAGTACCTGGTAATAAGCGGTGAAGTCGTCGCTGGTGAAGGCGTTCTCCTCGGCGCCGAGGTCGCGCAGGATCAGCGAGGCTTCGCCGGGGCCGACTTTCTCGCTGCCCTTGAACATCATGTGCTCCAGGGCGTGGGACAACCCGGTCTGACCCGGAGTCTCGTAGCTGGAGCCGACCTTGTACCAGACCTGTGACACCACCACCGGCGCGCGATGATCTTCGCGCACGACGACCTTCAGACCATTGTCGAGGGTGAATTCGTGGGTGGGTTGCGAGTCGGCGGCCAGGGCCGAAAGGGGCAGGCAAACTGTGCTGAGCAGCAGGCCAGCAGCGCGGCGGGCTAGAGCATTCATTCGTTTTTAAACCTTTGGGACTGTCCGCTTGGTCTTAGCCTAGGCGGGCGAGGAGGTGCTAGGATACTGATCCGTTTTAGCGGCGGCCACGCCTATCAGGCCTTTATGCTTGATCAGGTTGATTGGGTTTTCGACGGAAGGTGGATATTTATCAACTGAATTCCGCTTTTTCGCCGATTTTGCTGCTTTAGTCCTATGAGAAGTCGATTTCTTGAGGTGCCGATGAGCGCCTCGACAAAATGTTGCGCGTGAACAAGCTGGGTCAATCGCAGTCTGTTCTGCATCGAATATTTATTTGCCGGGGCGCCCGTTGGCGCGTCGCTACCGTGAGATAGCCGTCCCCCATGTTTGGTTCCAACGACGACAAGAAGACCCCAGCTGCGGCTGGCGAAAAGAAAAGCCTGTTCGGATGGCTGCGCAAAAAGCCGCAGGAACCCGCCGTCGAACAGCCACAGCCAATTCCTGAACCAACGCCAGCGCCAGAGGCAGAGCCTGCGCCCGTTGTGTTGCCAATCGCCGAGCCAGTGCTGCAACCGGTTGCAGCGCCTGCTGACGAAGCCCCGACCGAATTGCCACAGACCCCGGTCGCTCAGCCCTGGCTGACGTTGCCGGTGGCGGAAGAGCCGGTGGCCCTGGTCGAAGATGAGCAGGCGCCCCATGTGACGCCGCCGATTCCTGTGCACACGCCAGTGGCGCAGGAGCCGGTTCGGGCGCCAGTGATTGAGCCGGTGGTTGCCGCGCCGGTTGTCGAGGCTGCGCCGGTATTCGTCCCGCCGGTTGCACCGGTTGTCAAAGCGCCAGAGCCTGCACCTGTTGTCGCCGCACC
Proteins encoded in this window:
- a CDS encoding M16 family metallopeptidase — encoded protein: MNTLMTERTPHPTHEFTLDNGLRVIVREDHRTPQVGITLVFAVGTDDEHPEDFGVTDVLQNALMPDYDDFIKETGAIHQNFGDSKGLRDILLIAAEHLESALKVQSTIMTDEPSDELLRTWLDEELLCNKEKSLFISTVSFSPEIDALITTGHSYYRPRDAIAANLERLTFEHLRNWRQSRYCPSNACLVIVGDVDTEEARRLVERHFGSEDQRAAPFRPLIKGPSEPGYRQITQFLETEYPLMLVIFNTPGMENAPDPQSVRALEVLSSLFESSARLKSFENDDRSTIFANVLRLSRVNNQFTLAFYFNGDPQQAEADLWALLDDLKRVPFTPEELEPAIIQESTTRQALYDNPQTQASGIGYLVGSAQPWQLIDLEVAQLRSVTTQDVQRAVNACFTRERATVAHVFPIEKKTSA
- the rsmD gene encoding 16S rRNA (guanine(966)-N(2))-methyltransferase RsmD gives rise to the protein MATSRPKKPVHNVHNGVNQLRIIGGEWRSRKLSFPDAPGLRPTPDRVRETLFNWLAPYVPGAKVLDPFTGSGALFLEALSRGAAMGQALDASSIAVSSLKEHLGTLRCTNGQVQTADALRYLETQTATAYDLVFLDPPFNQNLLPAVCTLLEERQWLADDAWVYTESESAPSTLGLPQNWRLHREQKSGRVYYSLWQRLAEKLAE
- a CDS encoding M16 family metallopeptidase, with amino-acid sequence MSERKKPRLALLGLIAAMLIGSAAFYFAKTDDSIASEALDKAKASQKLQSLTELNGKAPSHRKLDVQSWNTAEGAKVLFVEARELPMFDMRLIFAAGSSQDGDVPGLATLTNAMLNEGVAGKDVSAIAQGFEGLGADFGNGAYKDMAVASLRSLSAADKREPALKLFAEVVGKPTFPADSFTRIKNQLLAGFEYQKQNPGKLASVELMNRLYGDHPYAHSSDGTASTIPGITLEQLRAFHQKAYAAGNVVIALVGDLSRSEAEAIAAQVSAALPKGSALPKIAQPAEPKASIGHIEFPSKQTNLMLAQLGIDRDDPDYAALSMGNQILGGGGFGTRLMSEVREKRGLSYGVYSGFTPMQARGPFMINLQTRAEMSEGTLKLVQDVLADYLKTGPTEKELDDAKRELSGSFPLSTASNADIVGQLGAIGFYNLPLSHLEDFMQQSQNLTVEQVRAALNKHLSTDKMVIVSAGPTVPQKPLPAPTDKPAEQPLGVPEH
- a CDS encoding M16 family metallopeptidase, giving the protein MNALARRAAGLLLSTVCLPLSALAADSQPTHEFTLDNGLKVVVREDHRAPVVVSQVWYKVGSSYETPGQTGLSHALEHMMFKGSEKVGPGEASLILRDLGAEENAFTSDDFTAYYQVLARDRLGVAFELEADRMASLRLPPDEFAREIEVIKEERRLRTDDKPMSKAYERFKAMAYPASGYHTPTIGWMADLDRMKVEELRHWYESWYVPNNATLVVVGDVTPDEVKALAQRYFGPIAKRDVPPAKIPLELAEPGERQIILHVKTQLPSLMLAFNVPSIATAEDKRSVNALRLISALLDGGYSARIPTQLERGEELVSGASSSYDAYTRGDSLFTLSATPNSQKNKTIEQAEAGLWKLLEQLKTTAPSSEELERVRAQVIAGLVYERDSITSQATAIGQLETVGLSWKLMDTELAELESVTPQDIQKAAKLYFTRERLSVAHVLPEETTHE